From a single Solenopsis invicta isolate M01_SB chromosome 6, UNIL_Sinv_3.0, whole genome shotgun sequence genomic region:
- the LOC105196536 gene encoding CLIP-associating protein 2 isoform X7, translating to MNDADVLIPSGHRCLHRGLKKYPSIDKKLWDASSRWILQWDNIVKHPGARARGCHCDIHKPPWLYPDLVGKDSDELDRAIKSAPVKRLNMPPPPKRGQFGPARTPSSALAQAGAIDEECFIAAFEDVPPVNIFSAKDLEEHMKIIKDTVGDDKKDWKQRIDSLKKLRAIIVAGGTNYENFHECLKNIQRPFEAACTDLRSQVVREACITLAYLSLSLKSKFASFGETILLTLMNLIQNSAKVVASAGGVAVRFILQNTHCSRYVPIIISCVSNKSKDIRKVSCEYLALILQTWPTQILQKHVTILSDALKKGIADSDAEARAFARKSYWAFKNHFPEQAEILLNTLDASYKRSLMSLSNSGSSNSLNVVANARSSSVSPRTARPVMSAAGSTENLHQTTGQPHGALRRTPSLPRSYRQSGIPILQRPTDSHYRGTPGVRSTSAIDLQAAQRAKARLMYANMSRQKAAALPRPSKSPDPIAIASPERIARTRTRVSGVSQSQPSSRSGSPSSRLSYATYNREGDSLIGRPRRLSGHTIGSTSNSREPSPQRFGMDRSYASKLRGRNLHMSPTDSSRPPVMAQKMLQKSREAESALADALTFDSIDNYTRIPGNKGDHSDDSENSSICSERSIDGFRRASDSFSWSGSQPRLYRDLWDQSIPKDIKEIIENCGHKHWGDRKEGLVGLQHYLSSGNTLTTTDLRRVTDIFTKMFMDSHTKVFSLFLDTLNELIITHNEGLGDWLYVLCARLLNKLGTDLLGSIQTKIHKTLDVVRDCFPGQQLLPAVMRYLTDPTQTPNSRVKVAALTFITQIAETAEPSALGSSAATALARLLDWSNDGKSHDVRRHAQNAVISLYNLNPPQVTMILSELPKYYQETAWPLVQNHLRKSSASSNPASPGTPPPRAQNSPARTKAKNDIKADAKTEIDGGDENLEEVYNFSHRSLRRTTAEIQNYGFERLERATTSKDSGISNMADVEERMEGLTLSNSGRSSSVSSPTQRGRSVSNITVNGSDTIAGDLILPQENNGYKTHGSSPDSINRPEIVDNMVKTLQSKVTQTSEKVSSLQEFQLYVREGDSSYIKRNFKKVLKVLLDSLSNDGKVIQVEVLQTLIDMLKCSELIESFSSYNELLVLKVIYAYKSDDQKVDTSSGSGGRSPVHWNAEKCAATMAMVLKPEQIIHLVSTIIATETYPLNMGAIKMLHKVVEHWGREAIEPHLAKVMPGLIKAYDDAESAVRKSAVFCMVAIHVAVGEEVLKPHLSSLYSSKLKLLNIYIQRAQQANSQPASPRNNKN from the exons ATGAACGACGCCGACGTGCTAATACCGAGCGGGCACCGTTGCCTGCATCGGGGATTAAAGAAGTATCCCAGTATCGATAAGAAATTGTGGGACGCGAGCAGCAGGTGGATACTGCAGTGGGATAATATAGTGAAGCATCCCGGTGCAAGGGCGAGAGGATGTCACTGCGACATCCACAAGCCGCCTTGGCTGTATCCAGATCTAG TTGGCAAAGACAGCGACGAACTCGATAGAGCG ATCAAGTCGGCTCCCGTTAAGAGGCTGAACATGCCTCCTCCTCCAAAAAGAGGTCAATTTGGACCTGCTAGAACACCATCCTCTGCCTTAG CGCAAGCCGGAGCTATTGACGAGGAATGCTTTATTGCTGCATTCGAGGACGTGCCTCCCGTCAATATATTCTCGGCGAAAGACCTCGAGGAACATATGAAGATTATCAAGGATACCGTGGGTGACGATAAAAAGGACTGGAAACAGAGAATAGATAGC TTGAAAAAGTTAAGAGCCATTATAGTCGCAGGTGGCACTAATTACGAAAATTTCCACGAGTGCCTAAAGAACATACAGCGACCATTCGAGGCGGCCTGCACCGACCTTAGATCCCAAGTAGTGCGAGAGGCGTGTATAACTCTCGCTTATCTGAGTTTGAGCCTGAAGAGCAAATTCGCCAGTTTTGGCGAAACGATTTTGCTCACGTTAATGAACCTCATACAGAACAGTGCCAAG GTCGTGGCGTCAGCTGGTGGGGTGGCAGTTCGGTTTATCCTTCAAAACACCCATTGCAGTCGATATGTGCCTATTATTATATCGTGCGTGAGCAACAAGAGCAAAGATATTCGCAAGGTGTCCTGTGAATATCTGGCTCTAATTCTGCAGACCTGGCCTACGCAGATATTACAGAAGCACGTAACAATATTGTCGGACGCGCTCAAGAAGGGCATCGCGGATTCCGATGCGGAAGCGCGAGCCTTCGCCAGGAA ATCATACTGGgcatttaaaaatcactttCCAGAGCAGGCTGAGATATTACTTAATACTTTGGATGCATCGTACAAACGCTCCCTGATGTCTCTCAGCAATAGCGGCAGTAGTAATAGCTTAAATGTCGTGGCTAATGCGAGATCGTCGAGCGTTAGTCCACGTACAGCAAGACCCGTGATGAGCGCGGCAG GTAGTACGGAAAATTTGCATCAGACCACGGGTCAACCGCACGGTGCGCTCAGACGTACTCCGTCCTTGCCTCGGTCTTATCGTCAATCTGGTATCCCGATACTACAAAGACCAACAGACAGTCACT ACCGAGGTACACCAGGGGTTAGATCTACTAGTGCGATTGATTTGCAAGCTGCTCAGAGAGCGAAAGCGAGGTTGATGTACGCGAATATGAGCAGACAGAAAGCAGCAGCACTTC CTCGTCCTAGTAAATCTCCAGATCCCATTGCGATTGCTAGCCCCGAAAGAATTGCAAGGACGAGAACAAGAGTGTCGGGAGTTTCACAATCTCAAC CTAGCAGTAGATCGGGTTCCCCGTCGTCTAGATTAAGTTACGCCACATATAATCGCGAAGGCGATTCACTGATCGGCAGACCGAGGCGATTATCCGGACACACCATTGGCAGCACGAGCAATAGTCGCGAACCCAGTCCGCAAAGATTCGGAATGGACAGGAGTTACGCGAGCAAACTGAg aGGGAGGAACCTACACATGTCGCCAACGGACAGCAGCAGGCCGCCAGTGATGGCGCAAAAGATGTTGCAGAAGTCGCGCGAAGCGGAGTCCGCTTTGGCGGATGCTTTAACTTTCGATAGTATCGACAATTACACTAGAATACCTGGCAACAAAGGGGATCACAGTGACGACAGCGAGAATAGCAGTATATGCTCGGAAAGAAGCATAGACGGTTTTAGACGAGCCAGTGAT TCGTTCTCATGGAGTGGCTCTCAACCGAGACTATACCGTGATCTATGGGATCAGTCTATCCCAAAG GACATTAAAgagattattgaaaattgtgGTCACAAACATTGGGGAGACAGAAAAGAAGGCTTAGTGGGTTTGCAACATTATTTGAGCAGCGGAAATACTTTGACAACAACAGATTTACGTAGAGTGacagatatttttacaaaaatgtttatggaTTCCCACACTAAGGTGTTCAGTTTATTCTTGGACACGTTAAACGAACTAATAATTACTCACAACGAAGGTCTTGGCGACTGGTTATATGTTTTGTGCGCGAGACTTCTTAATAAATTGGGCACTGATTTATTGGGATcaatacaaacaaaaattcacAAAACGCTTGACGTTGTGAG AGACTGTTTCCCGGGCCAACAGCTCCTACCAGCTGTGATGAGGTATCTGACAGATCCAACACAAACACCAAATTCTCGCGTGAAAGTAGCAGCATTGACTTTTATCACTCAGATCGCTGAAACGGCAGAACCGTCCGCGCTGGGCAGTTCTGCAGCGACAGCACTTGCACGATTACTCGACTGGTCGAATGACGGTAAAAGCCACGACGTGAGGAGACACGCGCAGAACGCTGTGATATCACTTTACAATCTTAATCCGCCTCAAGTTACTATGATACTCTCGGAGTTACCGAAATACTATCAA GAAACAGCCTGGCCTCTGGTACAGAACCACCTGAGGAAATCGTCCGCATCTAGTAATCCGGCGTCACCCGGTACACCACCTCCTAGAGCACAAAATTCGCCAGCTCGAACGAAAGCGAAAAATGACATTAAAGCGGATGCGAAGACTGAAATTGATGGAGGTGATGAGAACTTGGAGGAAGTATACAA tttttcccACAGATCTTTGCGACGCACGACTGctgaaattcaaaattatggCTTTGAACGTTTGGAGAGAGCTACCACCAGTAAAGACAGTGGTATCAGCAATATGGCAGATGTAGAAGAGAGAATGGAAGGTCTTACGTTATCCAATTCT GGTCGATCTTCATCCGTTTCTTCACCAACGCAACGAGGACGATCTGTCAGTAATATAACTGTTAACGGATCCGATACGATTGCCGGTGACTTGATTCTACCTCAAGAAAATAATGGTTATAAGACGCATG GATCATCACCAGATTCGATAAACAGACCAGAAATCGTAGATAATATGGTTAAAACTCTGCAATCAAAAGTGACGCAAACCTCGGAGAAAGTATCATCGTTGCAAGAATTTCAACTATATGTCCGCGAAGGCGATTCGTCATATATTAAACGAAATTTCAA GAAAGTGCTCAAAGTTTTGTTAGATAGCTTATCCAATGACGGTAAAGTGATACAGGTGGAAGTGCTGCAAACGCTGATCGATATGCTTAAATGTTCTGAGTTGATAGAAAGCTTTTCCTCGTATAATGAGTTACTGGTATTGAAAGTTATCTATGCCTACAAATCGGACGATCAAAAAGTTGATACTTCCAGTGGGAGTGGCGGCAGATCTCCA GTTCATTGGAATGCGGAGAAGTGCGCGGCAACAATGGCCATGGTCTTAAAGCCAGAACAAATTATTCACTTAGTCTCTACTATAATCGCTACGGAGACGTATCCGTTGAACATGGGCGCGATAAAAATGTTGCACAAAGTGGTAGAGCATTGGGGTCGGGAAGCTATTGAACCTCATCTTGCCAAAGTTATGCCTGGTCTTATCAAG GCTTACGATGACGCCGAGAGCGCCGTTCGCAAGAGCGCGGTCTTCTGCATGGTGGCGATTCACGTCGCGGTCGGCGAGGAGGTGCTGAAGCCGCACTTGAGTTCCCTGTACTCCAGCAAGCTCAAGTTGCTAAACATCTATATACAACGCGCGCAACAAGCAAACAGCCAACCCGCGAGTCCAcgcaataacaaaaattaa
- the LOC105196536 gene encoding CLIP-associating protein 2 isoform X6 — MNDADVLIPSGHRCLHRGLKKYPSIDKKLWDASSRWILQWDNIVKHPGARARGCHCDIHKPPWLYPDLVGKDSDELDRAIKSAPVKRLNMPPPPKRGQFGPARTPSSALAPSGTSSYTVPRATTVKRALSVRSASSAQAGAIDEECFIAAFEDVPPVNIFSAKDLEEHMKIIKDTVGDDKKDWKQRIDSLKKLRAIIVAGGTNYENFHECLKNIQRPFEAACTDLRSQVVREACITLAYLSLSLKSKFASFGETILLTLMNLIQNSAKVVASAGGVAVRFILQNTHCSRYVPIIISCVSNKSKDIRKVSCEYLALILQTWPTQILQKHVTILSDALKKGIADSDAEARAFARKSYWAFKNHFPEQAEILLNTLDASYKRSLMSLSNSGSSNSLNVVANARSSSVSPRTARPVMSAAGSTENLHQTTGQPHGALRRTPSLPRSYRQSGIPILQRPTDSHYRGTPGVRSTSAIDLQAAQRAKARLMYANMSRQKAAALPRPSKSPDPIAIASPERIARTRTRVSGVSQSQPSSRSGSPSSRLSYATYNREGDSLIGRPRRLSGHTIGSTSNSREPSPQRFGMDRSYASKLRGRNLHMSPTDSSRPPVMAQKMLQKSREAESALADALTFDSIDNYTRIPGNKGDHSDDSENSSICSERSIDGFRRASDSFSWSGSQPRLYRDLWDQSIPKDIKEIIENCGHKHWGDRKEGLVGLQHYLSSGNTLTTTDLRRVTDIFTKMFMDSHTKVFSLFLDTLNELIITHNEGLGDWLYVLCARLLNKLGTDLLGSIQTKIHKTLDVVRDCFPGQQLLPAVMRYLTDPTQTPNSRVKVAALTFITQIAETAEPSALGSSAATALARLLDWSNDGKSHDVRRHAQNAVISLYNLNPPQVTMILSELPKYYQETAWPLVQNHLRKSSASSNPASPGTPPPRAQNSPARTKAKNDIKADAKTEIDGGDENLEEVYNFSHRSLRRTTAEIQNYGFERLERATTSKDSGISNMADVEERMEGLTLSNSGRSSSVSSPTQRGRSVSNITVNGSDTIAGDLILPQENNGYKTHGSSPDSINRPEIVDNMVKTLQSKVTQTSEKVSSLQEFQLYVREGDSSYIKRNFKKVLKVLLDSLSNDGKVIQVEVLQTLIDMLKCSELIESFSSYNELLVLKVIYAYKSDDQKVDTSSGSGGRSPVHWNAEKCAATMAMVLKPEQIIHLVSTIIATETYPLNMGAIKMLHKVVEHWGREAIEPHLAKVMPGLIKAYDDAESAVRKSAVFCMVAIHVAVGEEVLKPHLSSLYSSKLKLLNIYIQRAQQANSQPASPRNNKN; from the exons ATGAACGACGCCGACGTGCTAATACCGAGCGGGCACCGTTGCCTGCATCGGGGATTAAAGAAGTATCCCAGTATCGATAAGAAATTGTGGGACGCGAGCAGCAGGTGGATACTGCAGTGGGATAATATAGTGAAGCATCCCGGTGCAAGGGCGAGAGGATGTCACTGCGACATCCACAAGCCGCCTTGGCTGTATCCAGATCTAG TTGGCAAAGACAGCGACGAACTCGATAGAGCG ATCAAGTCGGCTCCCGTTAAGAGGCTGAACATGCCTCCTCCTCCAAAAAGAGGTCAATTTGGACCTGCTAGAACACCATCCTCTGCCTTAG CTCCTTCTGGTACATCATCCTACACGGTCCCAAGGGCAACGACCGTCAAAAGAGCTCTGTCCGTAAGATCGGCATCATCAG CGCAAGCCGGAGCTATTGACGAGGAATGCTTTATTGCTGCATTCGAGGACGTGCCTCCCGTCAATATATTCTCGGCGAAAGACCTCGAGGAACATATGAAGATTATCAAGGATACCGTGGGTGACGATAAAAAGGACTGGAAACAGAGAATAGATAGC TTGAAAAAGTTAAGAGCCATTATAGTCGCAGGTGGCACTAATTACGAAAATTTCCACGAGTGCCTAAAGAACATACAGCGACCATTCGAGGCGGCCTGCACCGACCTTAGATCCCAAGTAGTGCGAGAGGCGTGTATAACTCTCGCTTATCTGAGTTTGAGCCTGAAGAGCAAATTCGCCAGTTTTGGCGAAACGATTTTGCTCACGTTAATGAACCTCATACAGAACAGTGCCAAG GTCGTGGCGTCAGCTGGTGGGGTGGCAGTTCGGTTTATCCTTCAAAACACCCATTGCAGTCGATATGTGCCTATTATTATATCGTGCGTGAGCAACAAGAGCAAAGATATTCGCAAGGTGTCCTGTGAATATCTGGCTCTAATTCTGCAGACCTGGCCTACGCAGATATTACAGAAGCACGTAACAATATTGTCGGACGCGCTCAAGAAGGGCATCGCGGATTCCGATGCGGAAGCGCGAGCCTTCGCCAGGAA ATCATACTGGgcatttaaaaatcactttCCAGAGCAGGCTGAGATATTACTTAATACTTTGGATGCATCGTACAAACGCTCCCTGATGTCTCTCAGCAATAGCGGCAGTAGTAATAGCTTAAATGTCGTGGCTAATGCGAGATCGTCGAGCGTTAGTCCACGTACAGCAAGACCCGTGATGAGCGCGGCAG GTAGTACGGAAAATTTGCATCAGACCACGGGTCAACCGCACGGTGCGCTCAGACGTACTCCGTCCTTGCCTCGGTCTTATCGTCAATCTGGTATCCCGATACTACAAAGACCAACAGACAGTCACT ACCGAGGTACACCAGGGGTTAGATCTACTAGTGCGATTGATTTGCAAGCTGCTCAGAGAGCGAAAGCGAGGTTGATGTACGCGAATATGAGCAGACAGAAAGCAGCAGCACTTC CTCGTCCTAGTAAATCTCCAGATCCCATTGCGATTGCTAGCCCCGAAAGAATTGCAAGGACGAGAACAAGAGTGTCGGGAGTTTCACAATCTCAAC CTAGCAGTAGATCGGGTTCCCCGTCGTCTAGATTAAGTTACGCCACATATAATCGCGAAGGCGATTCACTGATCGGCAGACCGAGGCGATTATCCGGACACACCATTGGCAGCACGAGCAATAGTCGCGAACCCAGTCCGCAAAGATTCGGAATGGACAGGAGTTACGCGAGCAAACTGAg aGGGAGGAACCTACACATGTCGCCAACGGACAGCAGCAGGCCGCCAGTGATGGCGCAAAAGATGTTGCAGAAGTCGCGCGAAGCGGAGTCCGCTTTGGCGGATGCTTTAACTTTCGATAGTATCGACAATTACACTAGAATACCTGGCAACAAAGGGGATCACAGTGACGACAGCGAGAATAGCAGTATATGCTCGGAAAGAAGCATAGACGGTTTTAGACGAGCCAGTGAT TCGTTCTCATGGAGTGGCTCTCAACCGAGACTATACCGTGATCTATGGGATCAGTCTATCCCAAAG GACATTAAAgagattattgaaaattgtgGTCACAAACATTGGGGAGACAGAAAAGAAGGCTTAGTGGGTTTGCAACATTATTTGAGCAGCGGAAATACTTTGACAACAACAGATTTACGTAGAGTGacagatatttttacaaaaatgtttatggaTTCCCACACTAAGGTGTTCAGTTTATTCTTGGACACGTTAAACGAACTAATAATTACTCACAACGAAGGTCTTGGCGACTGGTTATATGTTTTGTGCGCGAGACTTCTTAATAAATTGGGCACTGATTTATTGGGATcaatacaaacaaaaattcacAAAACGCTTGACGTTGTGAG AGACTGTTTCCCGGGCCAACAGCTCCTACCAGCTGTGATGAGGTATCTGACAGATCCAACACAAACACCAAATTCTCGCGTGAAAGTAGCAGCATTGACTTTTATCACTCAGATCGCTGAAACGGCAGAACCGTCCGCGCTGGGCAGTTCTGCAGCGACAGCACTTGCACGATTACTCGACTGGTCGAATGACGGTAAAAGCCACGACGTGAGGAGACACGCGCAGAACGCTGTGATATCACTTTACAATCTTAATCCGCCTCAAGTTACTATGATACTCTCGGAGTTACCGAAATACTATCAA GAAACAGCCTGGCCTCTGGTACAGAACCACCTGAGGAAATCGTCCGCATCTAGTAATCCGGCGTCACCCGGTACACCACCTCCTAGAGCACAAAATTCGCCAGCTCGAACGAAAGCGAAAAATGACATTAAAGCGGATGCGAAGACTGAAATTGATGGAGGTGATGAGAACTTGGAGGAAGTATACAA tttttcccACAGATCTTTGCGACGCACGACTGctgaaattcaaaattatggCTTTGAACGTTTGGAGAGAGCTACCACCAGTAAAGACAGTGGTATCAGCAATATGGCAGATGTAGAAGAGAGAATGGAAGGTCTTACGTTATCCAATTCT GGTCGATCTTCATCCGTTTCTTCACCAACGCAACGAGGACGATCTGTCAGTAATATAACTGTTAACGGATCCGATACGATTGCCGGTGACTTGATTCTACCTCAAGAAAATAATGGTTATAAGACGCATG GATCATCACCAGATTCGATAAACAGACCAGAAATCGTAGATAATATGGTTAAAACTCTGCAATCAAAAGTGACGCAAACCTCGGAGAAAGTATCATCGTTGCAAGAATTTCAACTATATGTCCGCGAAGGCGATTCGTCATATATTAAACGAAATTTCAA GAAAGTGCTCAAAGTTTTGTTAGATAGCTTATCCAATGACGGTAAAGTGATACAGGTGGAAGTGCTGCAAACGCTGATCGATATGCTTAAATGTTCTGAGTTGATAGAAAGCTTTTCCTCGTATAATGAGTTACTGGTATTGAAAGTTATCTATGCCTACAAATCGGACGATCAAAAAGTTGATACTTCCAGTGGGAGTGGCGGCAGATCTCCA GTTCATTGGAATGCGGAGAAGTGCGCGGCAACAATGGCCATGGTCTTAAAGCCAGAACAAATTATTCACTTAGTCTCTACTATAATCGCTACGGAGACGTATCCGTTGAACATGGGCGCGATAAAAATGTTGCACAAAGTGGTAGAGCATTGGGGTCGGGAAGCTATTGAACCTCATCTTGCCAAAGTTATGCCTGGTCTTATCAAG GCTTACGATGACGCCGAGAGCGCCGTTCGCAAGAGCGCGGTCTTCTGCATGGTGGCGATTCACGTCGCGGTCGGCGAGGAGGTGCTGAAGCCGCACTTGAGTTCCCTGTACTCCAGCAAGCTCAAGTTGCTAAACATCTATATACAACGCGCGCAACAAGCAAACAGCCAACCCGCGAGTCCAcgcaataacaaaaattaa